The following proteins are encoded in a genomic region of Ammospiza caudacuta isolate bAmmCau1 chromosome 3, bAmmCau1.pri, whole genome shotgun sequence:
- the CHRNA2 gene encoding neuronal acetylcholine receptor subunit alpha-2 — protein MIWIPDLVLYNNADGEFAVTHMTKAHLSWDGTVTWVPPAIYKSSCSIDVTFFPFDQQSCKMKFGSWTYDKAKIDLENMDHQVDLKDYWESGEWAIINAVGTYNSKKYDCCTEIYPDITFYFVIRRLPLFYTINLIIPCLLISCLTVLVFYLPSDCGEKITLCISVLLSLTVFLLLITEIIPSTSLVIPLIGEYLLFTMIFVTLSIIITVFVLNVHHRSPSTHAMPAWVRSFFLGSVPRWLSMKRPPQEGARGQRGRPGGARLSTSRCWLETDVDDKWEEEEEEEEEEEEEEEEKTYPSHPTAEPKKRKFCCGKESAGPGSEGKDQEEEEEEEEGKEEGSGRAPALSPGMMKALEGVQYIADHLRAEDADFSVKEDWKYVAMVIDRIFLWMFIMVCLLGTAGLFLPPYLAGMI, from the exons ATGATCTGGATCCCCGACCTCGTCCTCTACAACAA CGCGGACGGCGAGTTCGCGGTGACGCACATGACCAAGGCCCACCTGTCGTGGGACGGCACGGTGACCTGGGTGCCGCCGGCCATCTACAAGAGCTCCTGCAGCATCGACGTCACCTTCTTCCCCTTCgaccagcagagctgcaagaTGAAGTTCGGCTCGTGGACCTACGACAAGGCCAAGATCGACCTGGAGAACATGGACCACCAGGTGGACCTCAAGGACTACTGGGAGAGCGGCGAGTGGGCCATCATCAACGCCGTGGGCACCTACAACTCCAAGAAGTACGACTGCTGCACGGAGATCTACCCCGACATCACCTTCTACTTCGTCATCCGCCGCCTGCCGCTCTTCTACACCATCAACCTCATCATCCCGTGCCTGCTCATCTCCTGCCTCACCGTGCTGGTCTTCTACCTGCCCTCGGACTGCGGCGAGAAGATCACGCTGTGCATCTCCGTGCTGCTGTCCCTCACCGTCTTCCTGCTGCTCATCACCGAGATCATCCCGTCCACCTCGCTGGTCATCCCGCTCATCGGCGAGTACCTGCTCTTCACCATGATCTTCGTCACGCTCTCCATCATCATCACCGTCTTCGTGCTCAACGTGCACCACCGCTCGCCCAGCACGCACGCCATGCCCGCGTGGGTCAGGAGCTTCTTCCTGGGCTCCGTGCCCAGGTGGCTCTCCATGAAGAGGCCGCCCCAGGAGGGGGCGCGGGGACAACGCGGCCGCCCCGGCGGGGCGCGGCTGAGCACGTCGCGGTGCTGGCTGGAGACCGACGTCGACGACaagtgggaggaggaggaggaagaggaggaggaagaagaggaagaagaagaggagaagaCCTACCCAAGCCACCCCACGGCAGAacccaagaaaagaaaattctgctgCGGGAAGGAATCGGCGGGACCGGGCTCCGAGGGGAAGgaccaggaggaggaggaggaggaggaggagggcaagGAGGAAGGCTCGGGGCGGGCTCCGGCGCTGTCGCCCGGGATGATGAAGGCTCTGGAGGGGGTGCAGTACATCGCCGACCACCTGCGGGCCGAGGACGCCGACTTCTCC